A genome region from Thermoplasmata archaeon includes the following:
- the rpe gene encoding ribulose-phosphate 3-epimerase yields the protein MVIKIAPSILSARFDRLGEQIQEAVDAGADMLHIDVMDGHFVPNLTMGPAVVKAIRPLTKVPFDAHLMVTHPQDFVKAFADAGVDDLTVHVESEHDPHETIKAIRDAGVKPGIVLNPATPLELAMPYLNEADYLLIMTVHPGFSGQAFRADVVPKILEARAYLDQERLPVELEVDGGIKVETAGRVAEAGADILVSGSGVFPDHIAENLAKLRKAAQAGSLWRRTRQGWGSGRV from the coding sequence GTGGTCATCAAGATCGCACCCTCGATCCTCTCCGCGCGGTTCGACCGCCTCGGCGAGCAGATTCAGGAAGCCGTCGACGCGGGCGCGGACATGCTCCACATCGATGTGATGGACGGACACTTCGTCCCCAACCTCACCATGGGGCCCGCGGTCGTGAAGGCCATCCGTCCGCTCACCAAGGTCCCCTTCGACGCCCATCTGATGGTCACGCATCCACAGGACTTCGTGAAGGCGTTCGCCGATGCGGGCGTCGACGACCTCACGGTCCATGTGGAAAGCGAGCACGATCCGCACGAGACGATCAAGGCGATCCGGGATGCGGGCGTCAAGCCCGGCATCGTCCTGAACCCCGCGACGCCGCTCGAGCTCGCCATGCCCTACCTGAACGAGGCGGACTACCTCCTGATCATGACGGTCCACCCGGGATTCTCGGGTCAGGCCTTCCGGGCGGACGTCGTGCCCAAGATCCTCGAGGCGCGGGCCTACCTTGACCAGGAACGCCTCCCGGTCGAACTCGAGGTCGACGGCGGAATCAAGGTCGAGACGGCCGGACGCGTGGCCGAGGCGGGCGCGGACATCCTCGTCTCGGGCTCCGGCGTGTTTCCCGACCACATCGCGGAGAACCTCGCGAAGCTCCGAAAGGCCGCGCAGGCGGGATCGTTGTGGCGCCGCACCCGGCAAGGCTGGGGCTCCGGCCGAGTCTGA